The window TTATGGCTGCAACCACTGCGGTTTTTGTAATGGCGTTTGAACACGCAGATACAAAAAAGACTGAAGTCGCGGCAGTAAGCAGCAATAGTACACAGACAGCCGCTGTGCAGTCAAGTTCTGATAAAACGAAGCAATCTGAAGATCAGCCAATCAAGCAGTCGGATGACTGGCAGCTTGTTTTAGTAAACTATAATCATGAGCTTCCGAGTACTTTTGAACATCACATCATACATCAGTTTAATGTAGATATAGATTCAAGACTTGTGGAGCCGTATCAAGAAATGCATGACGCCGCGTTAAAGGATCACATACAGCTTTGGATTTCTTCGGGTTATCGAAGCGACGATAAACAACAGAAGCTTTATACGGAAGAAATTGAGACTTTCTACAAAACCGGAATCAGTTATGACGAAGCGGTTAGCAAAGCTGCAAAATCTGTTGCACCGCCGGGTACCAGCGAACACATTACGGGACTTGCTATTGATTTGAACGGAGTGCTTGAAAATTTTGGCGGTACCAAAGAATCCAGCTGGCTTTTGGAGCATGCGCAGGACTATGGCTTTGTGCTCCGCTTTCCGGAGGACAAGCAGGATATTACGCACATCAAATATGAAACATGGCATTTCCGCTATGTTGGGGTTGAGCATGCGAAGAAAATGAAAGAACTGAATATGTGCCTTGAGGAATATGTTGACTATTTAAATAAGAATCAAACTGCTTCTCATTGAATATTACCCTCGAATTTGGTATAATTATCTAATTGAGATCTGTTTTTAATTTTATAACAACGAGAGGGGTCTATCAATGCAGCAAAAAACAGTTAGAACAAGGTTCGCACCCAGTCCGACAGGCTTTATGCACGTCGGAAATCTTCGGACGGCTTTGTATGAATATTTAATAGCGAAATCGCTTGGCGGTACTTTTGTACTGC of the uncultured Caproiciproducens sp. genome contains:
- a CDS encoding M15 family metallopeptidase — encoded protein: MYQGKNKVKKLISAFAVILIELALMAATTAVFVMAFEHADTKKTEVAAVSSNSTQTAAVQSSSDKTKQSEDQPIKQSDDWQLVLVNYNHELPSTFEHHIIHQFNVDIDSRLVEPYQEMHDAALKDHIQLWISSGYRSDDKQQKLYTEEIETFYKTGISYDEAVSKAAKSVAPPGTSEHITGLAIDLNGVLENFGGTKESSWLLEHAQDYGFVLRFPEDKQDITHIKYETWHFRYVGVEHAKKMKELNMCLEEYVDYLNKNQTASH